A genomic window from Pyxicephalus adspersus chromosome 2, UCB_Pads_2.0, whole genome shotgun sequence includes:
- the LOC140322146 gene encoding proteinase-activated receptor 1-like, producing MDVYLLLPVLLLHVVTLFCPVNGSNDTEGSELIWTINSSYVEYIISSKNLIISPSSWWLTWFVPWFCTVVSVLALPLNIMAIFIFLVKMKVRKPAVVYMLNLATADVIYICIFIFRIVYRFLGNNWLIGEEMCQFVMTSLYCNIYCSILLMMSISVDRFLAIVYPVWSLSWRTVNRAWLVCGIIWIISMASVVTLLINRQTFMLPALNITTCFDVLDSNVFNYFYFYYFIPYLIIFFILPLIVTTSCYIGTICNLCLPHAGHTLRRSRAIYLTAIVLFVFVISFGPSNILFLIHYLQMFRYRDDSLNFAYILTANMSSIRCCLNPLIYYYASSQFQTYISSLICCKRKVRNRKIKIAMVIP from the exons ATGGATGTCTATCTGCTTCTACCTGTCCTTCTTCTACATGTGGTCACCTTGTTCTGCCCAGTGAATGGCAGCAACGATACTGAGG GTTCAGAACTCATTTGGACCATAAACTCATCTTATGTTGAATATATAATTTCTTCAAAAAATCTTATAATCTCTCCCAGCAGTTGGTGGTTGACGTGGTTCGTACCATGGTTCTGTACTGTTGTATCAGTTTTGGCTCTTCCTCTCAATATCATGGCAATCTTTATTTTCTTAGTGAAGATGAAGGTCAGGAAGCCCGCAGTGGTGTACATGCTGAACCTCGCCACTGCAGATGTCATCTATATTTGCATCTTCATCTTTCGCATCGTCTACAGATTCTTGGGAAACAACTGGCTTATTGGGGAAGAAATGTGTCAATTTGTCATGACCAGTTTATACTGCAACATTTACTGCTCTATCTTGCTTATGATGAGTATCAGCGTGGACCGGTTTCTGGCCATAGTCTACCCGGTGTGGTCTCTCTCCTGGCGCACAGTTAACCGAGCCTGGCTGGTTTGCGGCATCATCTGGATAATCTCAATGGCGAGCGTTGTGACTCTTCTCATCAACAGGCAAACCTTTATGCTCCCTGCACTAAATATCACAACTTGTTTTGATGTGTTGGACTCAAAcgtttttaattacttttatttttattatttcattcctTATCTTATTATTTTCTTCATCTTACCTTTAATTGTTACAACATCATGTTACATTGGAACCATCTGCAATCTCTGTCTGCCACATGCTGGCCACACGCTCCGCAGATCTCGAGCCATCTACCTGACAGCGattgtactttttgtatttgttattagcTTTGGTCCAAGCAATATCCTCTTTTTAATTCACTACCTGCAGATGTTTAGGTACAGGGATGACTCTCTGAATTTTGCATACATCCTTACTGCTAATATGAGCAGCATCCGGTGTTGTCTTAATCCTCTTATCTACTATTACGCATCCTCTCAGTTTCAGACATATATCTCCAGCTTGATATGTTGTAAGAGAAAAGTCAGGAACAGAAAGATTAAAATTGCCATGGTGATACCCTAA